DNA sequence from the Cellulophaga sp. HaHaR_3_176 genome:
ATAATTGAGATTTGGGATAAAGATAGTTATGAAAAGGTTCTAGAAGATACTGCAGAAGATTTTGCTGCATTAGCTGAAGAAGTAATGGGAGACGAAGATGAGTTATCATAATCCAGTTTTATTGAGTGAGTCTGTAGATGGGCTTAATATTAAAGAAGATGGCATTTATGTAGATGTTACGTTTGGTGGTGGTGGTCATTCTAAAGAAATATTAAGTAGGCTAGGCGAAAAAGGCAAATTGTTTGCTTTTGATCAAGATGAAGATGCTTTAAAGAATACACTTGATGATGAAAGGTTTGTGTTGATACATGAAAATTTCAGATTCATCACTCAATTTTTAAAATTCTACGGAATAAAAAAAGTAGATGGTATTCTGGGTGATTTTGGTGTTTCTTCTCATCAGTTTGATGTTGCGGAGCGTGGTTTTTCAACTCGTTTTGATGCAGATTTAGATATGCGTATGAGTAAGAGAAATGCAATTTCAGCTTTTGAAGTTGTAAACTCATATACTTATGATGATTTAAGAAGGGTGTTGTTCGAATATGGTGATTTGCGAAATGCAAATGCAATGGCTACAACTATAATAGCAAAAAGAGAAGAGGAGTCAATAAAAACTACAGATCAATTAAAAACATTATTAAAGCAGTATTTGCCAGCTCGCGTAGAGCATAAAATATTAGCTCAAATATACCAAGCTATTCGTATAGAGGTAAATCAGGAAATTGAAGTGATAAAAGAATTTTTGTTACAAGTGCCCGATTTATTGAATGAAGAAGGAAGATTGAGTGTCATAAGTTATCACTCTTTAGAAGATAGATTGGTAAAGCGATTTATTAGAGCGGGGCTTTTTGAAGGGGAGCCTGAGAAAGATTTTTATGGGAATATAAGTGTTCCTTTAAAAAAAGTAGGGGGGTTGGTAGTTCCATCAAAAAAAGAAATAGCAGTAAACAATAGAGCGCGTAGTGCGAAATTAAGAATAGCAGAAAAAGCTAGAATAAAGAAAAAATAAGGCAAGTGCGAAAAGGAATTTTAGACATTTTAAAAGGAAAATTTTTAGTAAGCGGCGATGCTCCTAAAAATTGGATTTTTATAATCTTCACTTCTTTCTTAGCGGCAGCTATGATCGCAAGTTCGCATAGTGCAGATAGTAAAGTACATCAAATAGCGGCTTTAAATGAAGAGGTTAAAGAATTGCGAAGTGAGTTTATTGATGGGCAAACAGATGTTCAGAAGTTAAAATTGGAATCTGAAATATTAAAAACAGTAAGTGAAGAAGGATTGTTTCCGTCGGAAACACCTCCTTTTAAAATAAGAGTTAAATCAGCTAAATAGTGGCAGTAACAGAAAAAAACATATTAACAAGATTGTATGTGGTGGCAGGTTTCCTGTTCATCTTAGCTGTTGCTGTGGTTGTAAAACTGGTTAGTATTCAAATGGTTGATGGTGAAAAGTATCGCCAACTTGCTGAAGATAGAACGGAGAAAGTTTTTACAATAACACCTAACCGTGGTAATTTATATTCTGCAGATGGTAGTTTGTTAGCGACATCTGTTTCTCGATTTAATATAAGGTTTGATGCTGTTACTGTTAAAGATGGTGATTTTAAAGAAAATATAAAGCCTTTGTCTTTAGCGCTTTCTAAATTATTAGGTAAACCTTCTTCGTATTACGAAAAGCTATTGCGTAAGGCTAAAGTGAATAAAAATAGGTATGCTTTAATAGCAAGAAATTTAGATTATTCTGATTATGTGCAAATTAAAAAATTCCCGCTTTTTGAAAAAGGACCAAATAGAGGAGGTATAGTTATAGAGCAACGAACGGTGCGTGAGCATCCGTTAGGAAAAATTGCAGAGCGTAGTGTTGGCTATGAGCGTTTTGATGCTGAAGGTCATGCTACAAGAGTAGGGTTAGAAGGTGCATTTACTGAGTATTTAAGTGGAGAAAAAGGAAGCCGATTAAAGCAGAAAATAGCAAAAGGTCAGTGGAAACCTATTGGTATGGATAATATTGTAGAGCCTAAAGATGGTTACGACGTGTATTCTACAATTGATGTTAATATACAAGATATAGCACATCATGCGCTTTTAGGTCAATTAGAGAAATATAAGGCAGATCATGGTTGTGTAATTGTAATGGAAACCAAAACTGGTGAAGTTAAAGCAATCTCGAATTTAGGTAGAACAGAAGGTGGTAAGTATTACGAGCGTTTAAATTATGCAATTGGCGAATCGCATGAACCAGGTTCTACATTTAAATTAATGTCAATGGTTGTTGCTTTAGAAGATAAAGTAATAGATACTAATACTGTAATAGATACTGAAAAAGGTCTTTATAAGGTATATAATAAAACAGTTAGGGATTCTAAATGGGGTGGCTACGGAAAAGTTACGGCAGCTAAGGCATTTGAAATTTCTTCGAATACTGCTTTTGCAAAAATAATAAACAATAGCTATAAAGATAACCCTGAAAAATTTGTTGACCGCTTAATGAATATGGGGTTAAATAAAAAGTTGGATTTACCAATAAAGGGAGAAGGTAAGCCAGTTATTAGATATCCTGGTGATAAAGGTTGGTCTGGTATTTCTTTAGCGTGGATGTCTCATGGGTATGAAGTTTCATTAACACCATTACAAACATTAACCTTTTATAATGCAATCGCAAATGATGGTGAGATGGTGAAACCTAGACTTTTAAAAGAAGTAAAGGAATGGAATAAATCAATTGAAAAATTTGATAAAGAGGTGATTAATCCTTCTATATGTTCAAAAGAAACAATTGGTAAGGTGCAAGAAATGCTGAAGAATGTCGTAGAGAAAAAACATGGAACGGGTCATAGCCTTTATTCTCCTAATTTTTCAATGGCAGGTAAAACGGGTACATGTCAAAAAGATTACGTTTCAAAAGATCCAAATAAATTAAAGTACATATCAACTTTTGCGGGTTATTTTCCTGCAGATAATCCGAAGTACTCTTGTATTGTGGTTATACATGAACCAGATAAAAGTGTGGGGTATTACGGAGCTGATGTTTCTGGACCTGTATTTAAGTCTGTGGCTCAAAAAATATATGCAACATCGCCATTAGTTGATGAAATTGATGAGTTAGATGTTAAAGATGGCAATTTGGATAAAAAATACCAGCAATATTATGCTTTGTCTAATGAAAAACATAGTACAGTACCTAACGTAGAGGGTATGAGTGGTATGGATGCTATTTCGATATTAGAAAACCTTGGTTTAAAAGTTAAGGTTACTGGTGTGGGTAGTGTAAAGAAACAAACATCAAAAGGTGTAAATATTAAAGAAGTAGAACAAATAGTTTTAGAGCTGTCATGACATTATTAAAAGACATATTATTTGGGGTTAGTTTAATATCTGTAAGCGGTTCTACATCGGTTATGGTGAATAAGCTATGTTTTGATTCTCGATTAGTACTAATGGATGATGTTTTTATTGCTATTAGAGGTACAATTACTGATGGTCATAATTATATAGAAAAGGCTATTAATTTAGGTGCTAAGGTGATTGTTTGTGAAGCTATGCCGGATACTATTGTAAATGAAATTACATATATTCAGGTAGATAATGGGAATAAAGCATTAGCAATAATGGCTTCAAACTATTACGGAAACCCTTCTGGAAATTTAAAGTTAGTTGGGATAACTGGTACTAATGGTAAAACAACAGTAAGTAGTCTGTTGTATCAGTTATTTAAAAAAGCAGGGTTTAAAGTGGGGTTAATATCAACTATAAAAATAATGGTTGATGATAACGAATATAAAACTAGCCATACAACGCCAGATGCTTTAACTATAAATAGTCATTTACAGTTAATGAACGAGGTAGGTGTTGAGTTCTGTTTTATGGAAGTGAGTTCGCATGGTATTCATCAAAAAAGAACCGAAGGTTTGGTTTTTGAAGGAGCCATATTTACAAATCTTTCGCATGATCATTTAGACTATCATAAAACATTTGCAGAATATAGAGATACTAAAAAAATACTTTTTGATCAATTGCCTAAAAAAGCTTTTGCTTTAACGAACGTTGATGATAAAAATGGCCCTGTAATGTTGCAAAATACTAAGGCTAGAAAATATACTTATGCATTAAAATCTTTTGCAGATTTTAGAGCACAAATTTTAGAAAATCAATTTAGTGGCCAATTATTGAAAATTGATGGCGATGAACTTTGGTCAAAATTAATTGGAGATTTTAATGCCTATAACATGTTAGCAATTTACGGAGCAGCTAGTTTGTTAGGCTTAGAGAAATTGGAAATATTAAGGTTGCTAAGTGAACTTGAAAATGTAGATGGTAGATTTCAATACTACATTTCAAAAGAAAAAATCACAGCAATAGTTGATTATGCGCATACGCCAGATGCATTAAAAAATGTGTTAGATACAATTAATGCACTTAGAACAGGAAATGAAAATGTAATTACTGTTGTAGGTTGTGGTGGTGATCGAGATAAATCTAAGCGCCCTGTTATGGGGCATATTGCTTCTGAAATGAGCACTACTGCCATTTTTACATCTGATAACCCTAGAACGGAAAAACCAGATGTAATAATTAACGAAATGGAAGCAGGAGTTGAGGCGCAGAATGTAAGAAAATTTTTATCGATAGAAAATAGAGAACAGGCAATTAAAACGGCTTGTCAACTAGCAAATGCTCATGATATTATTCTTATTGCAGGTAAGGGGCATGAAACTTATCAAGAAACAAATGGAGTTAGGATAGATTTTGATGACTATGAAATAGTGCAAAATCTTTTGATAAGCCTAAATAAATAATAGACAATAAAGACCAACAACGAACAAATGTTATATTACTTATTCGAATTTTTGGAAAAAAACTATCAGATACCTGGTGCTGGGCTATTTCAGTTCATCACATTTAGGGCTGCTTTAGCTGTGCTTACATCGCTATTAATAGCAACGGTATATGGTAAAAAAATTATTGTTTTTCTTCAAAATAAACAAATAGGTGAAACTGTTCGTGATCTTGGCTTAGATGGGCAAAAACAAAAAGCAGGTACACCTACAATGGGTGGTTTAATCATCATTTTGGCAACATTAATTCCTGTTTTATTATTTGCTAGATTAGATAATATATATGTTATCCTTTTAATTGTTACAACAATTTGGATGGGTATTATTGGTTTTGTGGATGATTATATAAAAATCTTTAAAAAAGATAAAGAAGGTTTAAAAGGAAAGTTTAAAATTTTAGGTCAAGTAGTGTTGGGTTTAATAGTAGGTACTACGCTATATTTTCATCCTGAGGTTACTATGAAAGAGCGTAGTAAAACAGTGATAACACCTTCTTATACTGTTGAGAAGCAGGTTGGTGCAGAAATTAAATCTACAAAAACTACAGTTCCCTTTTTTAAGAATAACGAGCTTGATTATACGAGTTTCATTTCTTGGATGGGAGATGGGGCTAAAGAATATGCGTGGTTAATATTTATTCCTATTGTGATAATTATAGTAACAGCAGTTTCTAACGGTGCAAACCTAACGGATGGTATCGACGGCCTTGCGGCAGGCACATCTGCAATAATTGTCCTCACAATTGGTATTCTAACTTGGATATCTGGTAATATCATATTTGCGAATTATTTAGATATCATGTTTATACCTAGGGCAGGAGAGCTTGTGGTTTTTGTCGGGGCTTTTCTGGGTGCTTTAGTTGGGTTTTTGTGGTATAACACATTTCCTGCGCAAGTATTTATGGGTGATACGGGTAGTTTAACAATAGGTGGTGTTATTGCTGTAATCGCAATCATTATTAGAAAAGAATTATTAATACCTGTTTTATGTGGAATTTTCTTTGCAGAGTCTATTTCGGTAATGTTACAGGTAGGGTATTTTAAATATACTAAGAAAAAATTTGGAGAAGGAAAGCGTGTTTTTTTAATGGCGCCTTTGCATCATCACTATCAAAAGAAAGGCTACCACGAAAGTAAAATAGTGAACCGCTTTTGGATTATTGGTATTCTGCTGGCGATAATAACTATAGTAACCTTAAAAGTACGATAGGATGAAAAGGTTGGTTGTGCTCGGAGGAGGAGAAAGTGGTGTAGGTACGGCAATATTAGGAAAGCAAAAAGGATACGATGTTTTTATTTCTGATAAAGGAAAAGTAAAGGAAAAATATAAAAAAGTTCTTGAACATTTTGGAATTGATTGGGAAGATGAAAATCATACAGAAGCAAAAATATTAAATGCAGATGTAGTGATGAAAAGTCCAGGTATACCTGATAAAGTTCCTTTAGTTGTAAAACTAAAAAAAATAGGTATTCCTGTAATTTCAGAAATAGAATTTGCATCAAAATATACAGATGCAACTATTATTGGAATAACAGGGAGTAACGGAAAAACTACCACAACAATGCTCACAAATCACATTATAAAAAATGAAGGTTTGAGTGTTGGTATGGCTGGTAACATAGGAGATAGTTATGCTAAAATGGTAGCAGAAAACAACTTCGATTATTACGTGTTAGAGATTAGTAGTTTTCAGTTAGATGGTATAATGGATTTTAAACCACATATCGCAATTATAACAAACATATCGCCAGATCATTTAGATAGGTATGAGTATAAGTATGAAAATTACATTGCATCTAAATTTAGAATAGCAGAAAATCAAACAGAAGATGATTTTTTGATTTATGATGCA
Encoded proteins:
- a CDS encoding FtsL-like putative cell division protein, whose translation is MRKGILDILKGKFLVSGDAPKNWIFIIFTSFLAAAMIASSHSADSKVHQIAALNEEVKELRSEFIDGQTDVQKLKLESEILKTVSEEGLFPSETPPFKIRVKSAK
- a CDS encoding penicillin-binding protein — translated: MAVTEKNILTRLYVVAGFLFILAVAVVVKLVSIQMVDGEKYRQLAEDRTEKVFTITPNRGNLYSADGSLLATSVSRFNIRFDAVTVKDGDFKENIKPLSLALSKLLGKPSSYYEKLLRKAKVNKNRYALIARNLDYSDYVQIKKFPLFEKGPNRGGIVIEQRTVREHPLGKIAERSVGYERFDAEGHATRVGLEGAFTEYLSGEKGSRLKQKIAKGQWKPIGMDNIVEPKDGYDVYSTIDVNIQDIAHHALLGQLEKYKADHGCVIVMETKTGEVKAISNLGRTEGGKYYERLNYAIGESHEPGSTFKLMSMVVALEDKVIDTNTVIDTEKGLYKVYNKTVRDSKWGGYGKVTAAKAFEISSNTAFAKIINNSYKDNPEKFVDRLMNMGLNKKLDLPIKGEGKPVIRYPGDKGWSGISLAWMSHGYEVSLTPLQTLTFYNAIANDGEMVKPRLLKEVKEWNKSIEKFDKEVINPSICSKETIGKVQEMLKNVVEKKHGTGHSLYSPNFSMAGKTGTCQKDYVSKDPNKLKYISTFAGYFPADNPKYSCIVVIHEPDKSVGYYGADVSGPVFKSVAQKIYATSPLVDEIDELDVKDGNLDKKYQQYYALSNEKHSTVPNVEGMSGMDAISILENLGLKVKVTGVGSVKKQTSKGVNIKEVEQIVLELS
- the mraY gene encoding phospho-N-acetylmuramoyl-pentapeptide-transferase, whose amino-acid sequence is MLYYLFEFLEKNYQIPGAGLFQFITFRAALAVLTSLLIATVYGKKIIVFLQNKQIGETVRDLGLDGQKQKAGTPTMGGLIIILATLIPVLLFARLDNIYVILLIVTTIWMGIIGFVDDYIKIFKKDKEGLKGKFKILGQVVLGLIVGTTLYFHPEVTMKERSKTVITPSYTVEKQVGAEIKSTKTTVPFFKNNELDYTSFISWMGDGAKEYAWLIFIPIVIIIVTAVSNGANLTDGIDGLAAGTSAIIVLTIGILTWISGNIIFANYLDIMFIPRAGELVVFVGAFLGALVGFLWYNTFPAQVFMGDTGSLTIGGVIAVIAIIIRKELLIPVLCGIFFAESISVMLQVGYFKYTKKKFGEGKRVFLMAPLHHHYQKKGYHESKIVNRFWIIGILLAIITIVTLKVR
- the rsmH gene encoding 16S rRNA (cytosine(1402)-N(4))-methyltransferase RsmH: MSYHNPVLLSESVDGLNIKEDGIYVDVTFGGGGHSKEILSRLGEKGKLFAFDQDEDALKNTLDDERFVLIHENFRFITQFLKFYGIKKVDGILGDFGVSSHQFDVAERGFSTRFDADLDMRMSKRNAISAFEVVNSYTYDDLRRVLFEYGDLRNANAMATTIIAKREEESIKTTDQLKTLLKQYLPARVEHKILAQIYQAIRIEVNQEIEVIKEFLLQVPDLLNEEGRLSVISYHSLEDRLVKRFIRAGLFEGEPEKDFYGNISVPLKKVGGLVVPSKKEIAVNNRARSAKLRIAEKARIKKK
- a CDS encoding UDP-N-acetylmuramoyl-L-alanyl-D-glutamate--2,6-diaminopimelate ligase — encoded protein: MTLLKDILFGVSLISVSGSTSVMVNKLCFDSRLVLMDDVFIAIRGTITDGHNYIEKAINLGAKVIVCEAMPDTIVNEITYIQVDNGNKALAIMASNYYGNPSGNLKLVGITGTNGKTTVSSLLYQLFKKAGFKVGLISTIKIMVDDNEYKTSHTTPDALTINSHLQLMNEVGVEFCFMEVSSHGIHQKRTEGLVFEGAIFTNLSHDHLDYHKTFAEYRDTKKILFDQLPKKAFALTNVDDKNGPVMLQNTKARKYTYALKSFADFRAQILENQFSGQLLKIDGDELWSKLIGDFNAYNMLAIYGAASLLGLEKLEILRLLSELENVDGRFQYYISKEKITAIVDYAHTPDALKNVLDTINALRTGNENVITVVGCGGDRDKSKRPVMGHIASEMSTTAIFTSDNPRTEKPDVIINEMEAGVEAQNVRKFLSIENREQAIKTACQLANAHDIILIAGKGHETYQETNGVRIDFDDYEIVQNLLISLNK